The sequence AAACATCCAAAACATTTGCCTTATCCACCGAACACAACTTTCCGCCGCGTTTTTGCGCCGTTTCAAAACCAATTTTGGCAATGCGATCGATTTCCCCATCGGTATATGCCATTGTATTTACGCCGCGCTGTTCCCCAGTTTCCGTGGCAAAAACACCTTTGGGTTGACCGAAATAAATCCCCCCGGTGAGTTCCCGAACGACCATAATATCCACCCCTTTAACCACCTCTGGTTTGAGGGTTGAGGCATCGATAAGCTGGGGCAAAATGGTTGCTGGACGTAGGTTGGCAAATAAACTCAAACCCGCTCTCAAGCCCAATAAACCCGTTTCTGGGCGCTGGTGGCGCGGTAGATTATCCCATTTGTAACCGCCAATGGCGGCAAGCAAAACTGCATCGCTGTTGCGGCAAGTTTCTAGGGTTTTGGCGGGTAGGGGTTCCCCGGTTTCGTCAATCGCTGCACCCCCGATGGGAACGGAGGTAAAGTCAAATTGCAAGTCGTATTGTTTGGCAATGGTTTTTAGCACATCTACCGTAACGGTCATAATCTCCGGACCAATCCCGTCTCCCGGCAGTAGCGTAATGCGGTAGTTCTGTGCCATAACCCCTTAAGATTTCAAAATAATGTCTAAGCGCGACAAGTCCTGCCATACCTTAAGGCGGTTGTTTTGCGAACTCGATTAATCCTTAAGGTAGGTGGGCGATTTTCTATGATACCGGACAACTGGCATTCTTTTTTTCCGGGGAGGGCGAGTGAGGAGGGTCGCGATCGCGCTTATTCCCAAAAAGGCAGTATTAACCAGGGCTAAAGGCAGAATATGCCAATCGGCGAAGGATAACAGACTGCCAAAAATCAGAGAAACGATCGCGGCGATCGTCATCAGCCGAGAAGCAGTGAGGGGTTTATAGTTGATATAGATTGCACCCAATCCGGCAAAAGTACTTAAAAGCGCGATCGCGATCGCGGGGAAACCCATCAACCAACCGCGAATCCCCCCCGTCCATATCGCGGTCAAACCCAGGTACGCAATACTTCCTGTTAAGATTGAGTTAAGGATCATGCCGCCAAACCCCAACAGTTTAGCGATACCAAATAGAACGCTTGGCTTTCCGCGCCGGCGATAGGGAGACACTTTAGGTCTGAGTTTCTTACGCGCGATGGG comes from Lusitaniella coriacea LEGE 07157 and encodes:
- the leuB gene encoding 3-isopropylmalate dehydrogenase is translated as MAQNYRITLLPGDGIGPEIMTVTVDVLKTIAKQYDLQFDFTSVPIGGAAIDETGEPLPAKTLETCRNSDAVLLAAIGGYKWDNLPRHQRPETGLLGLRAGLSLFANLRPATILPQLIDASTLKPEVVKGVDIMVVRELTGGIYFGQPKGVFATETGEQRGVNTMAYTDGEIDRIAKIGFETAQKRGGKLCSVDKANVLDVSQLWRDRVTQMSEQYSDVELSHLYVDNAAMQLVRDPKQFDTIVTGNMFGDILSDAAAMLTGSIGMLPSASLGENNPGVFEPVHGSAPDIAGQDKANPLAQILSAAMMLRYGLNQPQAAKRIEQAVLQVLDLGYRTGDIMSPGMKPVGCRGMGEILIQVLESPMG
- a CDS encoding MFS transporter codes for the protein MKTVKSRPRTAPIARKKLRPKVSPYRRRGKPSVLFGIAKLLGFGGMILNSILTGSIAYLGLTAIWTGGIRGWLMGFPAIAIALLSTFAGLGAIYINYKPLTASRLMTIAAIVSLIFGSLLSFADWHILPLALVNTAFLGISAIATLLTRPPRKKRMPVVRYHRKSPTYLKD